In a genomic window of Phaeodactylum tricornutum CCAP 1055/1 chromosome 6, whole genome shotgun sequence:
- a CDS encoding predicted protein has product MRDIPVRRAMRHSSTSTSAETTDTSDGDDESSTFGMPMRHQILRASLAQVPAYGWTRDAVAAAAAEESCSVAVAGLVDPSELVQFWMDDCRQRLQRDLAVLAETEWKSFANPNNNNATKLRDRVATALQTRLAYTIPYLQSSRWHQAMALGARPDNVWTTRLQIEQLVETVADAVTVDHGEGDKLPAWSEPQKLGLGAVYVAAELHMLADTSNDYADTWAFVRDRVQEWEQLVGVASLWPTLPNTNELAYKNTNENSNPFYVASAVASSVTSGVLSLLVPQTASSIRNGLQRHAANSYATSPAHLLWNVMVQISPAGGTGTKVDATNPRYYQATSKSSDSGAASGETK; this is encoded by the coding sequence ATGCGGGACATTCCCGTACGGCGGGCGATGCGGCACAGTTCCACCTCCACTTCCGCGGAAACGACGGACACatccgacggcgacgatgagTCTTCGACCTTCGGAATGCCAATGCGTCACCAAATCTTACGAGCTTCATTGGCCCAGGTCCCTGCGTACGGCTGGACACGGGATGCCGTggcggcagcggcggcggaGGAATCGTGTTCCGTGGCCGTCGCGGGGCTCGTGGATCCCTCCGAACTCGTCCAGTTCTGGATGGATGATTGTCGTCAGCGTTTGCAACGAGACTTGGCGGTACTCGCCGAAACCGAATGGAAGTCTTTCGCAAatccaaacaacaacaatgctACAAAATTGCGGGATCGGGTGGCGACGGCTTTGCAAACACGGCTCGCCTACACCATTCCGTACTTGCAATCGTCGCGATGGCACCAAGCCATGGCGTTGGGAGCAAGACCGGACAATGTCTGGACCACACGACTGCAAATCGAGCAACTTGTGGAAaccgtcgccgacgccgtgACCGTGGACCACGGAGAGGGTGACAAATTGCCGGCTTGGTCCGAGCCGCAAAAGCTGGGACTCGGAGCCGTGTACGTTGCTGCCGAACTGCATATGCTCGCCGATACGTCGAACGACTACGCCGATACCTGGGCGTTCGTCCGGGATCGTGTACAGGAATGGGAACAACTTGTTGGTGTTGCGAGTCTCTGGCCCACACTCCCGAACACGAACGAGCTTGCCTACAAAAACACCAACGAAAACAGCAATCCGTTCTACGTCGCTTCGGCCGTCGCAAGTTCCGTCACCAGTGGTGTACTAAGCCTGTTGGTTCCACAGACAGCTTCGTCCATACGCAACGGACTGCAACGACACGCCGCGAATTCTTACGCCACCAGTCCCGCACACCTCCTGTGGAACGTCATGGTGCAGATATCCCCGGCGGGCGGG
- a CDS encoding predicted protein: MPTGKGSKLLRYVEHRLRVTLHDGRSIVGTFLAFDKHLNLVLSEAEEFRTLKSKGGAALLEERTEKRSLGLVLIRGENVVSLAVEGPPPPSTMGKLTPGGPGMARGAGRGVPSMAPPGAPPVGLGAAPIHGIGGAGGTFPPPPPPPPGAGMPPPGMGRGMPPPRY, encoded by the exons ATG CCAACCGGAAAGGGAAGTAAGCTATTGCGGTACGTCGAGCACCGTCTCCGCGTAACACTTCACGATGGAAGGTCAATTGTGGGAACCTTTCTTGCGTTTGACAAGCACCTAAATCTCGTCTTATCCGAAGCCGAAGAATTCCGTACGTTGAAATCCAAAGGTGGCGCCGCTCTGCTGGAAGAACGAACGGAAAAACGCAGTTTGGGCTTGGTCCTTATTCGCGGAGAAAACGTCGTTAGTTTAGCCGTCGAAGGCCCACCGCCACCGTCAACAATGGGAAAACTGACACCGGGCGGTCCCGGTATGGCTCGGGGTGCCGGACGCGGTGTACCTTCCATGGCCCCACCCGGGGCTCCGCCGGTAGGGCTGGGTGCGGCGCCAATTCACGGGATTGGTGGTGCCGGAGGAACATttccgccaccgccacccCCACCACCGGGCGCGGGTATGCCACCGCCTGGAATGGGACGAGGTATGCCACCGCCCCGATACTGA